The following DNA comes from Paraburkholderia sp. PGU19.
CCGTGCAAGTGCTGCCGCAGTACTGGGAGCCTGCCGATATCTGGGCGGTGTTGAGCACTCGATCCGTGAATTCTGCCAAGGTGCGCGTCTGCCTCGATTTCCTGAAGGAACAGTTGAGCAGCGGTCCTCATGCGCTTGATATGAATCTGGAGATAGGTGGCTAAAGGTGTCCGCAATGGCCGACAAGGCTCCATCGACTAGTCGTCAGGTTACCGAGGCCATTGTCGGCCTGGTCTCATTCATAGTCACGGATGCGGGAAGGTACGAGATACGCCGATCGATCGTCATTCAGCACCGAAGCCAGGATTGGCATGTCGATCCCACCACCCGTCAGTACAACGGAAATGCGCTTGCCGGCAAAGTGAGGATGGCGAGCGGCGGCAAGTGCGACGGCACCCGCGCCCTCGACCACGATATGGTTGCTTTTCGCCAGACTCCGGATCGCGTCGGCCGTGTCCTCAAGCGTTGATACAACAACGCCGTCCACCAACGCGTTGAGGTATGGCCAATTTTCTGCGAGCACAGTCGAAACACCAATGCCCGCTACCATTGGCGTCGAGTCGACTGGAATCTCGACGATTGCGCCGGCCGCGAGAGAAGAATAGAAAGGCGCAGCCGCTTCCATTTCGCACGCATAGATCTGCGCACGTGCGCCCCAATTCATGCACGCGAGAGAAATACCCGTAATCAATCCTCCTCCACCGAAGGGTACGAGTATGACTTCGACGTCGGGCAGATCCTCCAATATCTCCTGTCCGATCGTCGCGTCGCCAACGACGACATCGCGGCATGCACAGGGGTGCAGAAACGTACCTTGCTCGCCAGTTGGTGTTTCACCGCAGAGGATTGCCCACCATCTTTCGTACGAAATCTGAATGACGCTGGCTCCCAGCGCACGGAGTGCCCCTATCTTGCTCCTCGCTGCAGTTTCAGTGACGTACACGTGGACGTCCGCGCCTCGCGTCCTGGCGGCCTCTGTCACGCCGAGTGCGAAATTCCCGGTGCTCGCCGTATAAACACCATTCGAGAGTTGCTCTTCGGTGAGTCTGGAGACTGCGTTCATCGCGCAGCGTATCTTGAACGAGCCACGTGGCTGAAGGTTCTCGGGTTTAAGAAAGATGTTCCGGTCTGTCACCGCTGGGTAAGCTAACAGAGGGGTACGTACAATGGTTCCCCGGATCGTCTGTGTCGCCTGCTGTCTGTGTCGCCTGCTCTATGTCGGCGCGGGTCACTTCCCCCAGATAGGCCGCGCCGATACCGTTTCGAAGAGGCGTGCGTGTGTGATGCAGGATGCTCGAAGAGTTCATGATGTCTTCAGATTTGCGTAGATGGCGCCGCATGCAAGCATCTCTCTGCGATCGACGTTCACCTGGTCTTCGATACGATTTGCTTGCAGATAACCTGACCTAAAAGATCAAAGCTGCCGCCACCGGCATGTGTGGATAGAATTCCAATGCGATTCGTCGCAGCGGCGTTACTGCTCAAGTTTCTGGTCAGACGGCAATATGTGATCGCGGAAGCGCTCACGCAGTGTCAGCTTATGCATCTTGCCCGTCGCCGTGTGCGGCAACTCGTCGACAAACACGACATCGTCGGGAATCCACCACTTGGCGACCTTGCCTTCGTAGAATCGCAGCAGCTCATTCCGACTCAAATCGATATCGGGGTCTTTAACGACAATAAGCAATGGCCGCTCTGTCCACTTCGGATGAAAGCACGCGATGCACGCCGCTTCCGTCACCGCCGGATGCGCGACGGCTATGTTCTCGATGTCGATCGAACTGATCCATTCGCCACCGGACTTGATCACGTCTTTGCTGCGATCGACGATGCGCATGAAGCCATCGTGATCGATGGTTGCAACGTCCCCTGTTGGAAACCAGCCATCGACGAGCGGTGATACATCGTTACGAAAGTACCCGTCGATTATCCACGGGCCCCGCACATATAGCTCACCGAACGTGACGCCGTCCCATGGCAACGCTTGCCCGCCGGCGTCGACGGTCTTCATGTCGACGCCATAGACTACGTGCCCCTGCTTTTCGCGCAGCCTGCGCTGTTCGTCGGGCGAGCGTTGAGCTTGCTCCCCGCTGAGTGTCGAGACCGTACCGAGCGGCGACATCTCTGTCATGCCCCACCCATGGATGGCCTCGACGCCAAAGTCGTCCTTGAACGTCCTGAGCATTGCAGGCGGCAATGCAGACCCACCGACAATTACGCGGGCCAGGGTCGAAAACCGAACGCCATTTTCCTTGACATATCGCAACAGCCCAAGCCACACAGAAGGCACGCCCGCTGTGCAGGTAACACGCTCCGCTTCCATCAATTCATACAGTGATTTGCCGTCGAGATCCTTGCCCGGAAACACGAGCTTGGCGCCCGTCAGCGGCGCGGCGTGCGGAATGCCCCATGCGTTCACATGGAACATCGGCACGACGGGCAGCACGGAATCGCGCGCGGACAGGCCCATCGCATCGGGCAGCGACGCGCCGAACGCATGCAGCACGGTCGAGCGATGCGAGTACAGCGCGCCCTTCGGATTGCCCGTCGTGCCCGACGTGTAGCAAAGGTTGGATGCGCAACGTTCGTCGATGGCGGGCCACTCGAACACGCCGTCGTGCTGCGCGAGCAGCGCCTCGTAACTCGACGCGGCCGTCGACATGCGCGGCATGTGCGCTTCGTCCGTCATCGCGATCCAGCCGCGCACGTTCGGACACTGCGGCGCGAGCACATCGACGAGCGCGGCGAACGTGATGTCGAACAGCACGTAGCGGTCGTCGGCGTGATTGACGATGTAGGCGATCTGATCAGGAAAGAGGCGCGGGTTGATCGTGTGGCACACAGCGCCGAAGCCCGTCGTGCCGTAGTACGTTTCCAGATGCCGGTAGCCGTTCCAGGCGAGCGTGCCGATCCGGTCGCCCGCTTCGACACCGAGCGCGATCAGCGCCTGTGCGAGTTGCTTCGCGCGCTTCTCGCAATCGCGGTACGTGTAGCGATGCAGGTCTCCCTCGATGCGCTTCGACACGATCTCCGTCGTGCCGAAATGGCGTGACGCATGCGCCAGCAACGAGGAAACCGTCAGCGGCACGTCCATCATCTTTCCGTGAAGCAGTGCCGTCATAAGCCAACCTCCCTCTTTTCGTCACGGATCTGAAAGCTGGAGTTCGATCAGGGCAGGTAGATTGGCTTCCAAAACAGCGGATGTGCTGATACCGTCCAGTGATTCAAGATAGGTGAGTGTCAGGCGTGGTGCAACTAGCTAACACGCGTCGAAAGCGTCGTGTATCGGAGGTAGTCGCGACCAGCGAAATAATCGTTGCGTTGCAAAAAACAAACCGTCGCACCGCATTCACAACCGTGCGCTCATGCGGTGAGCGTTCTCCGATCCGATCGCCGATCGGATTATCTGAGTTGATGATTGTGCTGGCCGGTACGATCGTTTCTTTACATGGCTTTTTCGGCCTGGCGGACTGGCGTGAAATGAAGCTGCGAAAACCAGGGGCGCGTGATCTGCAAACCGCGCATGAGGAGATGTCAGTGGACACCGTATTCGGCAAGAAGGTATTGGTGCATCTCGTATTGGGGATCGCCGCCGCCGTCGGAGGAATGCTGGCATCCAACAGTGCATGGGCCGAGGGTAGTTCCGTGACGATTGGATTCATCACGGACTTTTCGGGTCTGTACGCCGAAGGAGGCGGACAGGGTGGCCTCGAGGCCATACGTATGGCGATTGCCGATTTCGGCGGCACAGTCAACAACATGCCCGTCAAAGTGCTCTATGCCGATCATCAGAACAAGGCCGACATCGCCGCATCGGTCGCCCGTGAGTGGATTGATCGGGATGGCGTGAATATGATCATCGGGGGAACAAACTCGGCGACTGCTCTATCTACCAGCCAGATAGCCAGTGAGAAGAAGATTCCTTACAT
Coding sequences within:
- a CDS encoding 3-(methylthio)propionyl-CoA ligase, which gives rise to MTALLHGKMMDVPLTVSSLLAHASRHFGTTEIVSKRIEGDLHRYTYRDCEKRAKQLAQALIALGVEAGDRIGTLAWNGYRHLETYYGTTGFGAVCHTINPRLFPDQIAYIVNHADDRYVLFDITFAALVDVLAPQCPNVRGWIAMTDEAHMPRMSTAASSYEALLAQHDGVFEWPAIDERCASNLCYTSGTTGNPKGALYSHRSTVLHAFGASLPDAMGLSARDSVLPVVPMFHVNAWGIPHAAPLTGAKLVFPGKDLDGKSLYELMEAERVTCTAGVPSVWLGLLRYVKENGVRFSTLARVIVGGSALPPAMLRTFKDDFGVEAIHGWGMTEMSPLGTVSTLSGEQAQRSPDEQRRLREKQGHVVYGVDMKTVDAGGQALPWDGVTFGELYVRGPWIIDGYFRNDVSPLVDGWFPTGDVATIDHDGFMRIVDRSKDVIKSGGEWISSIDIENIAVAHPAVTEAACIACFHPKWTERPLLIVVKDPDIDLSRNELLRFYEGKVAKWWIPDDVVFVDELPHTATGKMHKLTLRERFRDHILPSDQKLEQ
- a CDS encoding pyridoxal-phosphate dependent enzyme, encoding MTDRNIFLKPENLQPRGSFKIRCAMNAVSRLTEEQLSNGVYTASTGNFALGVTEAARTRGADVHVYVTETAARSKIGALRALGASVIQISYERWWAILCGETPTGEQGTFLHPCACRDVVVGDATIGQEILEDLPDVEVILVPFGGGGLITGISLACMNWGARAQIYACEMEAAAPFYSSLAAGAIVEIPVDSTPMVAGIGVSTVLAENWPYLNALVDGVVVSTLEDTADAIRSLAKSNHIVVEGAGAVALAAARHPHFAGKRISVVLTGGGIDMPILASVLNDDRSAYLVPSRIRDYE